In Trichlorobacter lovleyi, the DNA window CTGCCATCCTCTCCATGGATGCGGGGGTGGCGGCAACGGAAAAAGGCGCGGCCGAGGCGGGCCAGCTGGAACATGCCCTGATGGAGATACTGGAGCAGGTGAATGCCGTGACCATGCAGGTCAGCCAGATTGCAACCGCTGCAGAGGAGCAGACCGCCACGACCAGCGAGATAACCGGCAACATCCACAAGATATCCGATGTTATTGAAGGGACGGCCAAGGGGGCGGCAGATACCTCAAGCGCGGCCACTTCGTTGTCAGCGCTGGGCGAGGAATTGCGGCGGCTGATGGCCCAGTTTAAACTTTCCTGATACTGACCTGTCGTTGCGTGCAGCACAGAAAAGGCCCGCTATCAAGCGGGCCTTTTCTGTTGGGATGGTGCTATCGGAAGATGACAGACAGTCAGACCAGCTACTGCACCTCAACCTGCCAGGGGCTGCTTTCACTGCGCAACTCCGGCCGGTACATCGGCCAGATGGCCGATGGCAGCGACAGGACCTTTCCCTTCAGTTCCGGGTAGACCACAAAGCGGAACTCATGGCTGCCTGAGGGCAGGTAGCCCACAAACCAGGCCATCAGGGTATCGCGGCGCTCCTTGTGGTCGTACCAGCCCTGGTAGTAGGCCTCGTTAGCATAGCGCGGGTCACGGTCTGCCTGACGGACCTCAAAACCGGCCGGCAGGTGGTCTTCCAGGATCAGGTATTCAAGGGTGGCACTGTTTTTAACGCTCAGGCGAACCTCCAGATCTTCGCCAACGGTTACCGGCTCGCCCGGTTTCAGCGGTTCGTATTCATGCCGCCACTGTCCGTTTTTCTGTACGGATCTGATCCGGTAGATACTGCGCTCAAGCTGCAGGCCATCGGCCTTGGCTACCTGCTCCACCGGTACACGGTACTGCAGGGTTGCACCCAGATAGGCACTGCCGCTGTTGTTGGATTTTTCAAGCTGCAGGCTGTTTGCACCAACAACGGCCGGAGCGGTCAGGGTGGCGCGGCCAGCGGTCAGGCGCCCTTTTTCAACCCGGTACTGCTCAAGCTCCTTGCCATTCAGCAGCAGTCGGGCGGTATAGGCGGCATCAAGTTCACCGCTTGCTGCAACAAAGTCAGCCAGGGCCCGTACCCCGGCAGCCGAGGTAACCGTGGTCTGCCACCAGCCGCCCCGTTGGTTGCGGGCCAGGTAGCGGGCCAGTGCCGCTGAAACGGCATCTTCCGGCATGATCCGGCTTGTGGCTGAGAGTAACGCGGCAGTGGTCTCAAGGGATGAGCTGCCCCAGCGCCAGCCGGTCTCGTTTTCAGGCAGCCAGGCAGCCTCGCTGTCCCGTTGCAGCAGCGCTTGCAGTCCCTTCAGGATCTGTGCTGCCTGTTGCCGTTGGCCACGGTTGTCCAGTGCCTCGGCAACGGCAATCTTCGCCTCTGGCGGCAGGCTGGTCAAACCATCAAGCAGACGTTTTTCAGTAGCGGGATGGTTGCCGCCGTGGGCGGTCAGTGCCCGGTAGAGCACGGCCGCCTGTTCTGGCCGGGCCTTGTCAAGCTGGCTTTCCAGTGCCTTGGTGCCCCGCTGCACAAGCTGCTCATCCAATTTTATTCCGGCCCGCTTGGCCGTTGCCAGCCCCTGCATGGCCAGGGCGGTCAGGTGCGGGTTGGTGCTGTCGCTCTTCCACCAGCCCCAGCCACCATCTTCATGTTGCAGATCAGCCAGACGCTGCAACCCCTCAGCCACGATCTGCGGCAGTTTTGCCTGCAGAGATGGTGAGAGATTCCGTCCCTGGGCCGTCAGCATCTGTTGAGCATAGACCGCCGGCACAAAGCGGGAAACCGTCTGCTCGACGCAGCCGTAGGGGAAGGAGATCAGATACTCCAGGGCCGGGATCAGACTGTCCGCCACGGTGGGGGAAAAGGTGGCGACAATGTTGCCGCTGTCCGGCAGTGCGGAGACTGGCTGGGCAACTGTTGTCTGCCCTTGCCCGCTGCGCAGTGCAATACTGGCGGCCTGTTCCCGCTGCAGGGAGCGGGGCAGCACCGGGAAGGTCAGCTCCAGGGCATCTTTGCCCTCGCTGCCGGCTGCGGTCAGCCGCAACAGGGCCTGGCCGGGCTGTTGCGCCGTGACCTCGATATTCTTGCGCAGGGAACCGCTTGCCGGAACCGTTCCGGTAAAGTTGGTATCGCCCAGCAGGGTCAGACCGGTGGCCTCAAAGCGCCCCTTGACCTGTTGCTCTTTGCCGCTCGCATCGTTCAGCAGCCCCGGAATCTCCAGCCGGTCCCCGGCAACCATGAAGCGGGGCGGCGCCAGGCGGGCCATGAACGGCAGACGGCTGATAAGGCTGGCCTGTCCGCTGCCAAACTGCTGCTCTGCCGTGTGCCCCACCGCCGTGGCACGCCACTTGGTCAGGTTGTCCGGCAGCACAGCCTCGGCAGTGACCGTGCCGTTACTGTCACTGGCCAGCATCGGCAGCCAGGCCGCGGTATCCTTGAAGACCTTGCGGACCTTGATCCCCTTCAGGTCATCGCTTTCAGCCAGTTTTGCCAGATCCTTTGATGCGCCCCCCAGGTAGAGCCGCGGGAAGGAGTGGATCGTGCGGACCAGATGGTCCCGCCGTCCCCGGAAGAAGCGGTAGATCTCCTCGCGGGTCTCCGGCGCCACGGCAAAGATCGCCTCGTCCACCAGGGCCAGCGAGATCTCGGCCGGAACCGGCTTGCCTTCAGCCGTGCTGCTGATGGTAATCCTGGCAGTATCGCCGGGGGCATAGACCGGCTGCTGCGGGGTCACGGTCAGATCCAGTTTGCCCGGCTGGTACTCGACCTTCAACAGCCCCTGCTGCTGGTAAAAACGACCATTGCTGATGGTGCTGGCCGAGACATGGATGTTGGGGGCCAGATCCTTGGTAACCGGGATCGCAACCACCTGCACCGCTGCGGTGATCGGGATGATCCTGCTCTGATGGATGCGGCGCCCTTCAAGGGTCAGCAGCAAGGAACCGCCCACTGCCGGAGCCCGCAGGATCAGGCGGGCTGTCTCGCCCGGTTTGTAGCTCTTCTTGTCAAACTCCGCCTCAAGTTCACGGTAGCTGCCAGCCCAACTGCTGCCTCGTTCCCAGACCCAGGCATAGGTCTCGTCATAGCTGCGGCGCTTGCCTTCATCAAAGGTCTCGGCCCGCAGCCGCCAGTAGTCTGATGACGGGAAACTGTAGCTGATCCGGGTTGCCCCATCCTTACCGGTGCGGTCGTGCAGGGTGGTGACGGTCTTCCAGCTATAGGTGCGGCTCTTTTTGTCATAGACCTGTTTTTCAATGATCAGCGCCACCGCTGTGTTGGGCTTGGCAATTCCCTGCCAGTCAGCCACCCGCAGGATAAAGCCGGATGGTTTGCCCGGCTGCAGCAGGTACTGCTCCCCCTTGATCCTGATATCCAGCAGTGACGGCACCACGGTCAGGCCGGTTGAGCCGGTGACCTGACGGGAGGCGTTGTCGGTCACGTCGGCCTCGATGGAATATCTGACCGGCTGTTCATGGTTTTTGGCCGTCACCGTGAAGGTGGCCTCACCATTGGGGTCCAGCTTTGCCTCACCTTCGCCAATAAACTCGCTGTAGCCGTCATACTGATACGGTTCTTCACCAAAACCGCCACCGGCACGTTCATCAGCGTACCAGGGCTGGGCATAGACCCGCCAGACCAGCTTCCCTTCTGCCACTGGTGCGCCAAAGTAGTAACGGGCTGAAAGTTTGACCGGGATCTGGCTGCCGGACAGCGGAAACTGTTGGTCCGCATGCAGCTTTACCTCAAACTCCGGTTTGCGGTACTCCAGCACCTTGAAACTGCCCTGCCACGAGTCTGCCCCATTGCTGGCAGAGATGCTGTACTCCCCCAGGGTGGGGGTTGCAGGCAGTGTAAACTGGCCATGGAACGAGCCGGATGGTGAACTTTTGAGGGCCTCTTCAAAAACGGTCTTGTCGCCGGAATCGGTCACCTTGATGGTGATCTGACCTGCGGGGGGCAGCTGGTAATCATCCCCGGCTTTTTGACGCATCACACCTTTGTAGAAAACGGTCTGGCCTGGCCGGTAGGCGGTCCGTTCTGTATAGAGATAGCCTTTGATTGCGCTGGCTTGCTGCTCACCTTCATCCGCAGCCAGTGACAGTATGGCCAGGCTGTTGCCAAGCCGACCAACCACCCGTTGCCCCTGCTGTTTGATGTTCCAGAAGGCTGTGCCGTCTGCAGCGCTGGTTGCCGCGGCTTTGCCGGGGACTGAGCCATAGAAGGCCACCTTGGCAAGCGGCTTGCCGCTCTTGATATCCAGGGCCTGCAGCAGGGTACGGTCCGGCGCGGTTTTGGCCACCAGCCCCAGATCGGTTGCCAGGAAGGCGACCCGGGCGGTTGCCCCATCCCCCTGCAGCTGCAGCAGATAGGCTCCGGGAGGTAGCGCGGGCAGTTTGAATCTGCCCCGTGTACGGTAGTCGTTTTTGCCCGGTGTCAGGGTAACGTTGAATTTCTTCTGCAGCTTCAGCAGGTGATCCGGGATCTCTTCCGGCTTGGCAAGGTTAACCGTGTTGTTGATGATCGCCTCGGGCGCAATCCGGTTGATGCTGATCTGGGCCTTGTTGACCCAGAGGCCGTAGACCCTGACCGGCACCACCTTGTTGGACAGGACCACATCGCCGTACAACTCCAGGTCCAGGGAGGGTGGCCTGGGGGTTGCCACCAGGGCCAGCTGCTGCTGTTCCCCTTCTTTCAGGGTCAGCTGCTGTTCAGTGCGCTCCATCCGTTCATCGGAGATGGCAACGGTGTAGCTGCCCGGCGGCAGCATCCCGATCTTCAGCTTGCCATTGCTGTCCAGCTTAGCACTGCGCCAGACACTGCCGCCGTTCAACGATAGCGAGACACCGCTAGCAGAACCCATATGTTGGTGGTTGGAAAGGCTGGCGCTGATCTCCACAGCGCCTGCCCTGCGCACCACCAGATCCCCCAGTTGCTTGTTCTCACCGACAGCAGGCTGGGGGTAGAATGACTTTTCCAGCACCCAGTCCGGCTGTTCCAGGATCAGGTCATGACCACGGCTGTCAAGGCTGTCAAAACGGAACCTGCCGTTGGTATCAGTGATTGCGCTGAACAACCGGTCAACCAGCATCCTGAATCCAGCCAGCGGCTTGCCGGTACTATCCACCAGACGTCCGGACAGTGAGGCGGCCTTGTTCAGCCAGACCTTGGCCTCGGCCTTTTCCTGACCATCCAGATAGAGGTAGTTACGGCTGGTGCCCATGCCTGCCGCCCTGGTCAGATACTGATAGGTCCCCTTGGGCAGGCTAGCTGTTCCGCTGCCGTTGGCATCCACGGTCAGGTTGGCAACCACCCTGCCCGAACCCGTGTTTTCCCGGAACTCGATCGATGCTGCAGGTATCGGCTTGTTGGTCTCGGCAGCCATCACCGTGATCTGCACCGGTATTGGGCCGGTTGCAACAGGTGCGGCACCTGAGGGGATAACAGTCAGCAGAGAAAGAAACAGGAGTGAAAACAGGGTGAGCAGGCGTTGCATAACAGACTCCTCTAGGGGTGCTGTGGATATGATGCTTGTCTTTTTGTTAACGTGTGAGAGCGCACCGGCTTGGCCGGTGTTACACTTGGTTGAAAAAACGGCATCTATCTATTTTGAAAGCTTGTCTTTAAGAAGCCTTCGTAATCAAGCATCAATCCCCACATCATTAAAATTGGGAGATAAACGAGCTCGTACGGGATTTTGTAGTCGCTGAAGAAGATTTTTTCGAACTGATTACCGCTGAGGTATGGTCCGTGCTGAGTGTTTCTAATTGTTCGAATCAGGTTCTCCCCAGTTTTATCTCCTTCCTCAAGCTTTTCATAAAGAGACAAAACAGCCTTAGACATGTGCTTTCCAAGTTTATCGTAAACAGGTTTGAGATGATGTTTAAGCATGGAAGCCAAAGATTTTCCGAATTGCGGTCTAAAAAAGCCTTCAAATGCCGCTGCCTCTGCCTTTTTTATCTCTTTCTTTTCAATATGATTAAACGCCACGGCTAGATTCGCCAGCTTATCGAGAAATGCAAGAGCATGTCTCAACTTAGTATTGCTGTTATTTGTGAAGTTGATAGCGATCATATCGGAAAACATCATATGAATTGAACTTTGCGCTTTTAAGGCGCTGAGATAATCGAGATCTCCGTTACTAGTGACAAACTTTAAAGGGTCGTTTAAGTGACTCATCAAGTTGTTAATTCCGTTTATGCACTCAGTGTAATATTTTCTGGCACCATATGATCGCAATTCGTCGAGATTCAGGAAATCTTTTATGTATTCGACTGGCACAGGGTTATGGCTCGATGCTAGCAATTCGAAGATACCTTGGGTGCCTAGGTAAGGGAAGTGCCACAAATTTTCATGCAAGAAATGCAAGTGCGATGCAACTTTTCCAAACGGAAAGGTGACCGAAAAGGGGGAAAACATCAAGAGTGCTTCAGGATACGTGGCAATACTAGCTGGCGTTGGGACAAGTGCCATAAAATTGAGTTTTT includes these proteins:
- a CDS encoding MG2 domain-containing protein; the encoded protein is MQRLLTLFSLLFLSLLTVIPSGAAPVATGPIPVQITVMAAETNKPIPAASIEFRENTGSGRVVANLTVDANGSGTASLPKGTYQYLTRAAGMGTSRNYLYLDGQEKAEAKVWLNKAASLSGRLVDSTGKPLAGFRMLVDRLFSAITDTNGRFRFDSLDSRGHDLILEQPDWVLEKSFYPQPAVGENKQLGDLVVRRAGAVEISASLSNHQHMGSASGVSLSLNGGSVWRSAKLDSNGKLKIGMLPPGSYTVAISDERMERTEQQLTLKEGEQQQLALVATPRPPSLDLELYGDVVLSNKVVPVRVYGLWVNKAQISINRIAPEAIINNTVNLAKPEEIPDHLLKLQKKFNVTLTPGKNDYRTRGRFKLPALPPGAYLLQLQGDGATARVAFLATDLGLVAKTAPDRTLLQALDIKSGKPLAKVAFYGSVPGKAAATSAADGTAFWNIKQQGQRVVGRLGNSLAILSLAADEGEQQASAIKGYLYTERTAYRPGQTVFYKGVMRQKAGDDYQLPPAGQITIKVTDSGDKTVFEEALKSSPSGSFHGQFTLPATPTLGEYSISASNGADSWQGSFKVLEYRKPEFEVKLHADQQFPLSGSQIPVKLSARYYFGAPVAEGKLVWRVYAQPWYADERAGGGFGEEPYQYDGYSEFIGEGEAKLDPNGEATFTVTAKNHEQPVRYSIEADVTDNASRQVTGSTGLTVVPSLLDIRIKGEQYLLQPGKPSGFILRVADWQGIAKPNTAVALIIEKQVYDKKSRTYSWKTVTTLHDRTGKDGATRISYSFPSSDYWRLRAETFDEGKRRSYDETYAWVWERGSSWAGSYRELEAEFDKKSYKPGETARLILRAPAVGGSLLLTLEGRRIHQSRIIPITAAVQVVAIPVTKDLAPNIHVSASTISNGRFYQQQGLLKVEYQPGKLDLTVTPQQPVYAPGDTARITISSTAEGKPVPAEISLALVDEAIFAVAPETREEIYRFFRGRRDHLVRTIHSFPRLYLGGASKDLAKLAESDDLKGIKVRKVFKDTAAWLPMLASDSNGTVTAEAVLPDNLTKWRATAVGHTAEQQFGSGQASLISRLPFMARLAPPRFMVAGDRLEIPGLLNDASGKEQQVKGRFEATGLTLLGDTNFTGTVPASGSLRKNIEVTAQQPGQALLRLTAAGSEGKDALELTFPVLPRSLQREQAASIALRSGQGQTTVAQPVSALPDSGNIVATFSPTVADSLIPALEYLISFPYGCVEQTVSRFVPAVYAQQMLTAQGRNLSPSLQAKLPQIVAEGLQRLADLQHEDGGWGWWKSDSTNPHLTALAMQGLATAKRAGIKLDEQLVQRGTKALESQLDKARPEQAAVLYRALTAHGGNHPATEKRLLDGLTSLPPEAKIAVAEALDNRGQRQQAAQILKGLQALLQRDSEAAWLPENETGWRWGSSSLETTAALLSATSRIMPEDAVSAALARYLARNQRGGWWQTTVTSAAGVRALADFVAASGELDAAYTARLLLNGKELEQYRVEKGRLTAGRATLTAPAVVGANSLQLEKSNNSGSAYLGATLQYRVPVEQVAKADGLQLERSIYRIRSVQKNGQWRHEYEPLKPGEPVTVGEDLEVRLSVKNSATLEYLILEDHLPAGFEVRQADRDPRYANEAYYQGWYDHKERRDTLMAWFVGYLPSGSHEFRFVVYPELKGKVLSLPSAIWPMYRPELRSESSPWQVEVQ